In Onychomys torridus chromosome 15, mOncTor1.1, whole genome shotgun sequence, the following proteins share a genomic window:
- the Mtrr gene encoding methionine synthase reductase produces MRRFLLLYATQRGQAKAIAEEISEQAVAHGFSADLHCISESEKYDLRTETAPLVMVVSTTGTGDPPDTALKFVKEIRDKTLPIDFFAHLRYGLLGLGDSEYTYFCNGGKVIDKRLQELGAQHFYDTGHADDCVGLELVVEPWIAGLWAALTKHFKSLGGQEEMSDALPRASAAPLNTAGKLELSHIQSQVELLRLEDVGKRDSEVWEQNETNRSQTSDLIEDSESSLVCSAPPLSQAPLSIPALPPEYLEVHLQEPLGQEEIPTSVTSVDPVFQVPISKAVQLTTNDAIKTALLLELDISKIEFSHQPGDSFNVICPNSDAEVETLLQRLQLADKRAHRVILKIKADTKKKGAAVPQHVPEGSSLQFILTWCLEIRAVPKKAFLRALADCSSSAAEKRRLQELCSKQGAADYNRFIRDTGVCLLDLLLTFPACHPPLSLLLEHLPKLQPRPYSCASSSLFHPDKLHFVFNIVECPSHTAAATLRKGVCTGWLATLVAPFLQANTEASPAGSPDGLAPKISISPRATHSFHLPDDPSAPVIMVGPGTGVAPFIGFLQHREKLQEQHPDGNFGAMWLFFGCRHKDRDYLFREELRRFVKIGVLTHLKVSFSRDAPPEEEAPAKYVQDNLQRHSQQVARILLQEKGHIYVCGDAKNMAKDVNDALVEIISREAGVDRLEAVKTLAAFKQEKRYLQDIWS; encoded by the exons ATGAGAAGGTTTTTGTTGCTGTATGCTACACAGCGAGGACAGGCGAAGGCCATAGCAGAGGAAATAAGTGAGCAGGCTGTGGCACATGGGTTTTCTGCAGATCTTCACTGTATTAGCGAGTCGGAAAAG TATGATCTGAGAACTGAGACTGCTCCTCTGGTAATGGTTGTATCCACCACGGGCACTGGAGATCCACCTGACACAGCCCTCAAGTTTGTTAAAGAAATACGTGACAAGACATTACCCATAGACTTCTTTGCTCACCTGCGATACGGATTATTGG GTTTGGGCGACTCAGAATACACATACTTCTGCAATGGAGGGAAGGTAATTGATAAACGCCTTCAGGAGCTTGGAGCCCAGCACTTCTATGACACTGGACATGCCGACGACTGTGTAGG TCTAGAGCTCGTGGTAGAGCCGTGGATTGCTGGACTCTGGGCTGCCCTCACCAAGCACTTTAAGTCACTTGGAGGACAAGAAGAAATGAGTGACGCACTCCCACGGGCATCAGCCGCCCCCTTGAACACTGCTGGGAAGCTGGAATTGTCACACATCCAGTCACAAGTTGAACTTCTGAGACtagaggatgtggggaaaaggGATTCTGAGGTTTgggaacaaaatgaaacaaacaggaGTCAGACCAGTGATTTGATTGAAGACTCTGAGTCCTCGCTCGTCTGCTCTGCTCCCCCACTCTCACAGGCCCCGCTAAGTATTCCTGCTCTGCCCCCTGAGTACTTGGAGGTGCATCTTCAGGAGCCTCTGGGCCAG GAGGAAATCCCGACATCTGTGACTTCGGTAGATCCAGTTTTTCAAGTTCCAATTTCAAAAGCTGTTCAGCTGACTACAAATGATGCCATAAAGACCGCGCTGCTGTTAGAATTGGACATTTCA AAAATTGAGTTTTCCCATCAACCTGGAGATTCCTTCAATGTGATCTGTCCAAACAGTGATGCTGAGGTtgaaaccctgcttcaaaggCTGCAACTGGCTGATAAGAGAGCACACCGTGTCATCTTGAAGATTAAGGCCGACACCAAGAAGAAAG GAGCTGCTGTGCCCCAACATGTGCCCGAGGGCTCTTCACTCCAGTTCATCCTCACCTGGTGTCTGGAAATACGAGCAGTTCCTAAAAAG GCGTTTTTGCGCGCCCTGGCCGACTGTAGCAGCAGTGCTGCTGAGAAGCGGAGGCTGCAGGAGCTGTGCAGTAAACAGGGGGCAGCTGATTACAACCGCTTCATCCGCGACACCGGCGTCTGCCTGCTCGACCTGCTCCTCACCTTCCCGGCCTGCCATCCTCCACTCAGCCTTCTGCTCG agcacCTTCCCAAACTCCAGCCTCGACCATACTCATGTGCAAG CTCAAGCCTATTCCATCCAGACAAGCTCCACTTCGTCTTTAACATCGTAGAGTGTCCGTCTCACACCGCAGCGGCCACACTGCGGAAGGGGGTGTGCACAGGCTGGTTGGCCACACTGGTTGCTCCATTTCTTCAGGCAAACACAGAAGCTTCGCCTGCAGGCAGTCCTGATGGCCTGGCTCCTAAG ATATCCATCTCTCCTCGAGCGACACATTCCTTCCACTTACCTGATGACCCTTCGGCCCCCGTCATAATGGTGGGTCCAGGCACTGGCGTGGCCCCCTTCATTGGCTTCCTCCAGCACAG AGAGAAGCTCCAAGAACAACACCCAGATGGAAATTTTGGAGCAATGTGGCTGTTTTTTGGCTGCAGACATAAGGACAGAGACTATCTGTTCAG AGAGGAGCTCAGGCGTTTCGTCAAGATTGGGGTCTTGACTCACCTGAAGGTCTCCTTCTCCAGAGATGCCCCACCAGAGGAGGAGGCCCCAGCAAAGTATGTGCAAGACAACCTCCAGCGTCACAGCCAGCAGGTGGCTAGGATCCTCCTTCAGGAGAAGGGCCACATTTACGTGTGCGG agatGCCAAGAACATGGCTAAAGATGTGAATGACGCCCTGGTGGAAATCATAAGCAGAGAGGCTGGCGTAGACAGACTAGAAGCCGTGAAAACACTGGCAGCATTCAAACAAGAGAAGCGCTATCTTCAGGATATTTGGTCATAA